The Vitis riparia cultivar Riparia Gloire de Montpellier isolate 1030 chromosome 10, EGFV_Vit.rip_1.0, whole genome shotgun sequence genome includes a region encoding these proteins:
- the LOC117923380 gene encoding stilbene synthase 2-like yields MASVEDIRNAQRAKGPATILAIGTATPDNCVYQSDYADYYFRVTKSEHMTDLKKKFNRICEKSMIKKRYVHLTEEMLEEHPNMGAYMAPSLNIRQEIITAEVPKLGKEAALKALKEWGQPKSKITHLVFCTTSGVEMPGADYKLANLLGLETSVRRVMLYHQGCYAGGTVLRTAKDLAENNAGARVLVVCSEITVVTFRGPSETHLDSLVGQALFGDGSAAVIVGSDPDTSIERPLFQLVSAAQTFIPNTQGAIAGNLREVGLTFHLWPNVPTLISENIEKCLTQAFGPLGISDWNSLFWIAHPGGPAILDAIEAKLNLEKKKLEATRHILSEYGNMSSACVLFILDEMRKKSLKEERTTTGEGLDWGVLFGFGPGLTIETVVLHSVAGATN; encoded by the exons ATGGCATCTGTGGAGGACATTAGAAACGCTCAACGTGCCAAGGGGCCGGCCACCATTCTAGCCATTGGCACTGCTACTCCAGACAACTGTGTCTACCAGTCCGATTACGCTGATTACTATTTCCGGGTCACTAAAAGCGAGCACATGACCGACTTGAAGAAGAAGTTCAACCGCATAT GTGAGAAATCAATGATCAAAAAGCGATACGTTCATTTGACTGAAGAAATGCTAGAAGAGCACCCAAATATGGGTGCTTACATGGCTCCATCGCTCAACATACGCCAAGAAATTATCACTGCCGAGGTACCTAAGCTTGGTAAGGAGGCCGCATTGAAGGCTCTTAAAGAGTGGGGCCAGCCTAAGTCCAAGATCACTCACCTTGTATTTTGTACAACTTCGGGAGTAGAAATGCCCGGTGCAGACTATAAACTAGCCAATCTTCTAGGCCTGGAAACATCAGTTAGAAGAGTGATGTTGTATCATCAAGGCTGCTATGCAGGTGGGACTGTTCTCCGAACTGCTAAGGATCTCGCAGAGAATAATGCAGGAGCACGAGTTCTAGTGGTATGCTCTGAAATCACGGTTGTAACTTTTCGTGGGCCTTCTGAAACCCATTTAGACTCTTTAGTGGGTCAAGCCCTTTTTGGTGATGGGTCAGCAGCTGTAATTGTTGGATCAGATCCAGATACCTCCATTGAACGACCACTCTTCCAACTTGTTTCAGCAGCCCAAACATTCATTCCTAATACACAAGGTGCTATTGCTGGCAACTTACGTGAGGTGGGTCTAACCTTTCATTTGTGGCCTAATGTGCCTACTCTGATTTCCGAGAATATAGAGAAGTGCTTGACTCAAGCTTTTGGCCCACTTGGTATTAGTGATTGGAACTCCTTGTTTTGGATCGCTCATCCAGGTGGCCCGGCCATTCTGGATGCAATCGAAGCAAAACTCAATTTGGAGAAGAAGAAACTTGAAGCAACAAGACACATCTTAAGTGAGTACGGTAATATGTCAAGTGCATGTgtgttgtttattttggatgagATGAGAAAGAAATCACTCAAGGAAGAAAGGACCACCACAGGTGAAGGATTAGATTGGGGCGTTTTATTTGGTTTTGGGCCAGGTTTGACCATTGAAACTGTTGTGCTGCATAGCGTTGCTGGGGCTACAAATTga